Genomic DNA from Sporichthya brevicatena:
CGCCTTTGTTGAGCAGGTAGACGTAGTCGGCGACCTCGAGGGCGCGGGTGACGTACTGCTCGACGAGCAGGAGCGAGGAGCGTTGGTCGCGCAGGAGGGCGAGGAATTCGAAGATCTCGTCGACGATCTTGGGGGCCAGGCCCATGGAGACTTCGTCGAGCAGGGCGACCTTGGGGTTCTGGACGTAGGTGCGGGCCAGGGCGACCATCTGTTGTTCGCCGCCGGACATCGTGCCGCAGGCCTGGTTCAGCCGTTCGCCGAGGCGGGGGAAGGCGGAGCAGGCCTTCTCGATGGACTCGGTTTCTTTGCCGGCGGGGGATTGGAGGACCAGGTTCTCCCGGACGGTGAGGGTGGGGAAGATGCCGCGGCCTTCGGGGACGTGGCAGATGCCGCGCTTGACGAGCTGGTGGGGGGCTTTGCGGGTGACGTCCTCGCCGTCCAGGACCAGTTGTCCTTCGGTGGCGTGGATGAGCCCGGACGCGACGCGGAGCAGGGTGGTCTTGCCGGCGCCGTTCGCGCCGAGCAGCGCCACGACCGATCCGGGCGGGACGACGAGGTCGACCCCGCGCAGGACGGTGGTGCCGGCGTAGCCGGCGTGGACACCGCGCAGCTCGAACATGTCAGACCTCCGCCGGGTCGAAGTTGACGTCGAGGGACTCCTCGACGGCCTCACTGCCGAGATACGCCGCCCGGACCAGGTCCGAGGTTCCGACCTCCCGGGCCGTTCCCTCGAAGATCGGTTTGCCGAAGTCCAGGACGTGGATGTAGTCGCAGGTGGACATGACCAGCGACATGTCGTGCTCGACGATCAGGATCCCCACCCCGCGATCGGCGACCAGCGAGCGCAGGATTTCGCCGAACCGCTTGGTCTCGGTCTTGTCCAGGCCGGAGGACGGCTCGTCGAGCAGCATGACCTGGAAGCCGCCGGCCATGCAGCGGGCGAGTTCGACCAGACGCCGCTGACCGGTCGACAGGTCCGCGGGCCGACGGTCGATCAGGTTCGTGATGCCGCACGCCTCGATCGCCTCGTCGACGGCGGCGGCGACGACACCGGCGTCCGAGCGCCGACCCAGGATGTGCCGCCACGGCTTCGACCCGGCGAGCCCGGCCTCCCGGCCGAGCGAGACGTTGTCCCGCACCGTGAGCGAGTCGAACAGTTCCATCCGCTGGAACGTGCGCCCCAGGCCCTTCTGCGCGCGGTGGTGCGGGGTCGAACCGGTGACGTCCTCCCCGAAGAGATGGACGGTTCCCGAGGTCGGCCGGAGCAGGCCGGTGCAGGCGTTGAAGGTCGTCGTCTTGCCGGCACCGTTCGGTCCGATCAGGCCCGTGATCCGGCCCTTCGGGGCGTCCAGGCTGATCCGGTCCACCGCCAGGTGACCGCCGTAGCGGACCGACACCTCACGCACCGCAAGACCGTCGACGACGTCCTGACCAGCCACTTCGCCTCCAGAACCTACAGGGTCTAGACAAATGGACCATGCATCTGAACACTGTGTCCAGACAAGACGGCCAAGCTAGCACAGATGTGATTGAACCCACACGAAACGTCTGTATAGTACCTGCTGGCTACATGGAGTCCAGACACTCAATCCAGTCTCGAGATCGAATCCAGATCCATCGCTGATGTCGGCGAAGGGAGGCGGCGAATGCCGCGCACACGAGGGCTCGCGAGGAACACGTCCTGGCTGATGCCCGGGCTCGTCGGCGTCGCTCTGGTCGGAGCGTCCACGCTGGCGTGGACTCCGGCCGCGGACGCGGACGTCGAGTCCTTCTACAACGCGAGCGCCCGATCGGTCGTGGTCGATGCGTACTTCACGAACTCGACCATCCCGGGCGGCGTCCGCCCCGAGGGCGGTGGGCCGCAGACCGACGTCGCGCAGTCCTCGCTCGACAAGGGCGACGCGAACGCGTCGTTCCCGTACTTCGGTGACTACGTGCCGACCGCGCCCGGTGTGGTGTCGGGTCTGTTCGGTATCCCGGTGCCGCCGTACCCGTTGACGGCGTCCTCGACGTTCGGCAGCGCGCCTGCGCGGGTGAACTACCCGGGCATCGAACTCTCGGCGACGAGCCGTTCGACCTCGACGGTCGCGGACGCGATCGCCGGCTCGGCCGGATCTGGCGCGGTGTCACATTCCGAGGTGGACGAGAGCCCGGACGGCAACGTGGTCGCGAACGCGACCGCGTCCTCGCCGCTGACGGTGCTCGGTCCGCTGGTGAGCCTGAAGGGCTTCGACTCGGCGGTCTCGGTGGTCGCGGACGCGAACGGCACGCTGACCCGGACCTCCAACTTCACGATCGACGAGATCTCGATCCCCGGCCTGGTGCTGCGGATCCCGGAGCAGACGCCGAGTTCGTACCCGATCCCGTTCCCGGTGCCGATCCCCGGCGTTCCGGCTCCGGAGCCGATCCCGGCTCCGCCGCTGCCGATCCCGAACGGGGGTGCGACGCTGGTCGAGCCGAAGATCGGGTTCATCAACGGCTACTTCGTCGTCACCCAGCCCTTCGAGGGTGAGACGCAGAAGTACGCCGTTCCGGCCGACGCCGTGGTCGACGCGTTCAAGGCTCAGGGTGTGACGCTGGCCTACACCGCGCCGCGTGAGCTCAAGGACGGCATCACCGGTGGGGTGTTCACCGTGAACTACACGTTCCCGGCGCCGCCGGAGAACCCCTTCTACCAGGGCGAGACCCCGGCGACGTTCATCGTCGGTGCGACCGCCGCGATGGTGCAGCGGGCCCCCGAGACCGCGGGCGGTCCCGAGGGTGGCCTGGGTGCCGTCCCGGCCGTCGACGCGGCCGGTGCCGGCTCCGGCGGTCTGCCGCTGGCACCCGCCCCGGCCACCGACCTCGCGGGCATCGGAGCGCTGCCCGCCACCCCGGCCGGGGGAGTCCCCACGGTCGACTTCGCGCCCCAGGCCGGAGCCGGTGACGCCGCGTCAGGCGTCGGCGCGGCCCTGATGTCGGCGGGGTTGCCCGCCTTCCTGTCCAGCGACTTCTCGGCCATTTATCTGGCCCTGGTCGGTCTCACGCTGCTCGGTCTGCTGGCCGCAGCGTTCCTCGGTGCAAAGGGAGTGTCGGCGCGATGGAATTCCTGAACCTGGTTCGGTCCCAGTGGGACCGCACGATCGCGATCGCGTGCGCGCTGGCCGGCGCGGTGTCCCTGTTGATCGGGTGGATCGGCACGTCGGGGACCGAGCATGTGGCCGAGCAGTTGCCCTACATCGTCTCGGCTGGTCTGACCGGGGTGTTCCTGCTCGGGGTCGCGGCGGTGCTGTGGATCACCGCGGACCTGCGGGACGAGTGGCGTGAGCTGCGCCGGGTCGGGAATCTGCTCGAGCGCGAACTCGGTGTTCGGGAGCTGGAAGCGCGTGGTGCGGGCGCCCATGTCCGCAGTTGAGACCTCCGGGACGACTGCGGTGAACACCGGTGCCGTGAACGCGGACGACACCGAAGCCATCGAGGTCGACCGCCCGGCCACCGCCGGGCCCTCGAGCCCGCGCCGCCGGCGGCGCTATCTGCGCGAGCCGGTGCCGTGGCGCCGGTCGGACCTGACCCGGGCGGTGGTGCTCGCGGTGCTCGGTGCGGCGATCGGGGTGTGGTCCTGGATCGGTGTGAGTGGCGAGGTTCGCCTGCGGGAGCAGGAGGTGTGGGTCGTGGTGGCGTGCTTCGGTGCGGCGGTGGCCGCCTGCGGCGCGGTCTACTTCCTGACCGTCGCCTCCCGTGAGGTCCGCCTCGGTCAGCGGCAGCTGATGTTCGACCTCGCCGACGTGATGGGCTGGTCGGTGACGGTCACCAAGCGCGGCCGGCTGCAG
This window encodes:
- a CDS encoding ABC transporter ATP-binding protein, which encodes MAGQDVVDGLAVREVSVRYGGHLAVDRISLDAPKGRITGLIGPNGAGKTTTFNACTGLLRPTSGTVHLFGEDVTGSTPHHRAQKGLGRTFQRMELFDSLTVRDNVSLGREAGLAGSKPWRHILGRRSDAGVVAAAVDEAIEACGITNLIDRRPADLSTGQRRLVELARCMAGGFQVMLLDEPSSGLDKTETKRFGEILRSLVADRGVGILIVEHDMSLVMSTCDYIHVLDFGKPIFEGTAREVGTSDLVRAAYLGSEAVEESLDVNFDPAEV
- a CDS encoding ABC transporter ATP-binding protein; protein product: MFELRGVHAGYAGTTVLRGVDLVVPPGSVVALLGANGAGKTTLLRVASGLIHATEGQLVLDGEDVTRKAPHQLVKRGICHVPEGRGIFPTLTVRENLVLQSPAGKETESIEKACSAFPRLGERLNQACGTMSGGEQQMVALARTYVQNPKVALLDEVSMGLAPKIVDEIFEFLALLRDQRSSLLLVEQYVTRALEVADYVYLLNKGEIAFVGQPSELDGADVFAEYVGVDVGH